DNA sequence from the Leptospiraceae bacterium genome:
TTGCTTTTGAAGATGTCTGCACTCATGATGGAGAACCCATTTCAGAAGGGGAACTCGACGATTGTATCCTGACCTGTCCCAGACATTTTGCCCAGTTTGACTTAAAAACTGGAGAAGCTCTCTGTATGCCGGCTACAGAACCCATAAAACTTTTCCCGGTTCGGGTGAATAGAACCGATATTGAAGTAGACCTGGAGGATTAATATGAGTCTTGACCCTTACAGACTGAGAACCGATTTCCCTATTCTTTCTACCAAAATGAACGGAAAACCTCTGGTTTTTCTCGATAGTGCAGCCAGTTCCCAGAAACCTTTTCAGGTTATCGATGCCCTGGATCGGTATTACAAAGAGGAAAATGCGAATATTCACCGCGGAATTTATTATCTATCCCAAAAAGCGACCGAACTCTACGAAAAAACGAGGATTAAAGTTGCCGACTTCATAAATGCTCGCTGTGCAAAGGTTATTATTTTTACAAGAAATGCCACCGAAAGCATCAATATGGTAGCTCAGGCCTGGGGAAGGGAGAATATCGGTCGGGGCGATGAAATCGTTTTGAATGAACTCGAACACCATTCCAACCTCGTTCCCTGGCACATGCTGGCAAAAGAAAAAGGAGCCGTCTTACGGTTTATACCCTTAAAAGAAGATTCAAGTCTGGATTACAGTCAATTAGATGAAATTATCAACTATCGAACCAAACTGGTAGCTATATCTCAGATGTCCAATGTTACCGGAACCATGCATGACATTAAAACGGTCGTAAAAAAAGCTCATTCCGTTGGAGCCAAAGTCCTTTTAGACGGAGCCCAGGGAGTCTGTCACATACCGGTGAATGTTCAGGAATTGGATATAGATTTTTATGCTTTTTCTGCCCATAAGATGCTCGGTCCAACCGGTGTGGGAGTTCTTTACGGAAAAGAAAATGTGTTGGAAAGAATGTCCCCCTGGATGGGAGGGGGAGATATGATACTCGATGTAGAAAAAGACCGTTCTACCTATGCCGACCTTCCCGCTAAACTGGAAGCCGGAACGCCTAATATAGCCGGAGTTATTGCTTTTGCCGAGGCGATTGACTATCTTGAGGCGGTTGGACTTGAAAATATTCAAAAACATGAGCAAAAACTTACCCAATATGCCCTCGAAGAACTTTATAAGTTCGGAGGAATTGAATTATACGGAGTGGAAGATCTTTCTAAAAGAGGAGGGGTCATTTCCTTTAATATGGAAGGGGTTCATCCGCATGATGTGGGTAGTATTTTAGACGAACAGGGAATTGCCATTCGAGTGGGACATCATTGCTGTCAGCCTTTTATGAAGAAATGCAAAATATCCGGTACGGCCAGATTGAGTTTCTATCTGTACAATACCCTTGAAGATATAGATGCCTTTATTCATGGTTTAAAAACGGTGAAGGAGATCTTCGGCCGTGTCCTTAGAAAGTAAGCTTTATTCTGATTCTTTATTAGATATTTATAAGAATCTGGTATATAGAAAAGCAATGGAAAGCTATACTCACTTCAGCTCGAAAAAGAATCAGCTTTGTGGTGATGAAATAACCGTTTATTTTACACTTCTCGAAAATAGAATAATCGATGCCTCATTTCAGGCAGAGGCCTGTATGCTCTGCACGGTTTCCGGAGAGATTCTTTGCCGGGAATCTATTGGAAAAACTTTTAAGGAACTAAACGAGATAAGTAAAAATTTGAAAGCTTATTTTTCAAACAGGCTGGAACTCGACCTGGAGCTCTCCCGGTTTCGGGCCCTGCTTACGGCCAGGCCTTATTTGAATCGGCATCGTTGTGTTTTTTTGGCCTGGGAAACTATAGAAGAAGTATTTCATACGTAGAAATGGAGATATAATATGCTAATAGAACCTACAGGGGAACTGGAAAAGAAAGTTTTTGAA
Encoded proteins:
- a CDS encoding non-heme iron oxygenase ferredoxin subunit, whose product is MAFVKLAETTDFEDIKMKIVETKFFRVGIFKNTDTYIAFEDVCTHDGEPISEGELDDCILTCPRHFAQFDLKTGEALCMPATEPIKLFPVRVNRTDIEVDLED
- a CDS encoding cysteine desulfurase; this translates as MSLDPYRLRTDFPILSTKMNGKPLVFLDSAASSQKPFQVIDALDRYYKEENANIHRGIYYLSQKATELYEKTRIKVADFINARCAKVIIFTRNATESINMVAQAWGRENIGRGDEIVLNELEHHSNLVPWHMLAKEKGAVLRFIPLKEDSSLDYSQLDEIINYRTKLVAISQMSNVTGTMHDIKTVVKKAHSVGAKVLLDGAQGVCHIPVNVQELDIDFYAFSAHKMLGPTGVGVLYGKENVLERMSPWMGGGDMILDVEKDRSTYADLPAKLEAGTPNIAGVIAFAEAIDYLEAVGLENIQKHEQKLTQYALEELYKFGGIELYGVEDLSKRGGVISFNMEGVHPHDVGSILDEQGIAIRVGHHCCQPFMKKCKISGTARLSFYLYNTLEDIDAFIHGLKTVKEIFGRVLRK
- a CDS encoding iron-sulfur cluster assembly scaffold protein, with product MSLESKLYSDSLLDIYKNLVYRKAMESYTHFSSKKNQLCGDEITVYFTLLENRIIDASFQAEACMLCTVSGEILCRESIGKTFKELNEISKNLKAYFSNRLELDLELSRFRALLTARPYLNRHRCVFLAWETIEEVFHT